Proteins from one Aulosira sp. FACHB-615 genomic window:
- a CDS encoding cupin domain-containing protein has protein sequence MNTSILTTQQQPEVIVNPVTGDRMTILETGAAYSKIRFDLPPKAKGSPLHYHTKMSETFTVLQGCLEMEFGHKGNRRTLYAGESLHVPAGVHHSFHNPSDDWVAFTSENKPAAGFEQFIRSMYGLAIDGKVNHEGMPTNLLYFALLLKKADIVLVGIPRVVQTLLVGVLVRLGDLISVERSLVKYWHK, from the coding sequence ATGAATACATCAATCTTAACTACACAACAACAGCCAGAAGTAATTGTAAATCCTGTGACTGGCGATCGCATGACTATCTTAGAAACGGGTGCAGCATATAGCAAAATCCGCTTTGATTTACCGCCAAAAGCTAAAGGTAGTCCACTGCACTACCACACCAAAATGAGCGAAACCTTTACTGTTCTCCAGGGTTGTCTAGAAATGGAGTTTGGACACAAGGGAAATCGCCGGACGCTGTATGCTGGAGAAAGTCTGCACGTTCCCGCAGGTGTGCATCACAGTTTCCATAATCCTTCTGATGATTGGGTGGCGTTTACCAGCGAAAATAAACCTGCGGCCGGATTTGAGCAGTTTATCCGGTCAATGTATGGTTTAGCAATTGATGGCAAAGTGAACCACGAAGGAATGCCGACTAATTTACTGTACTTTGCCTTATTGCTGAAAAAAGCTGATATAGTTCTCGTCGGTATTCCGCGAGTGGTGCAAACACTTTTGGTTGGTGTGTTGGTACGCCTTGGTGATTTGATCAGCGTCGAGCGATCGCTTGTGAAATACTGGCATAAATGA
- a CDS encoding ATP-binding protein, producing the protein MSMLQYPLYNFLATVPKCGETSTLVAALEVFEQEQCDRLVVVNQLQEPIGLLNSVQLSQKLLLESPEEQYLDLLQQPLTLWKHSIFEPLQIFAASDRVEQFVQFLRYYSAPSSHNVNCTLVDGEGKFLGLLDSSRLLRLLAQEKAGKTAANFLSSVGQVSRETPDTNSSKVKTHWRSRKTHSFQPLRHKPLIKLLEQLPWPLMLQTSTGEIVTQNPAWWQQLGGLKDPEDVRRQVAHILSPASAKQPEYVSQTAVKVPYSEDGTLSQFKFNSVEHTWALKHEALPHNNFLPQSPTTSPAFNRCFLDSQMGTCTCVVEEQNGQERIWQFAKIPLDSPDLRVLEEVAAENHHHLWLVLGTDVTEQQQLCKELAAKNADLIQLNRLKDEFLACISHELKTPLTAVLGLSRLLVDQQLGELNERQARYAGLIHQSGRHLMSVVNDILDLTRMETGQMELTLAPVNVQAVCDRALAEVTAIHTQSSKTVPSNPAHISPPVPKFTLAIEQGLEQMVADELRLRQMLVHLLSNAFKFTEISGEIGLRVSRWEGWIAFTIWDTGIGIPEHQQHLIFQKFQQLENPLTRQFEGTGLGLVLTRALARLHGGDVSFLSQEGKGSQFTLLLPPSPPTTGFTDPEISNQEDRTQQNLGTQKVPLAVTSPSNSNQHLPGCSQRLVLIVEAVARYIEDLAEKLKGLGYRVIIARSGTEAVEKARRLQPQAIFLNPLLPLLSGWDVLTLVKSDLATRHIPIIITATGAEKEQAFANQAEGFLSLPIENQALAPLLDKLCAKPSIPTSEVGRTPTTTNNQPLRILRLVDPELTSINPHPSLREHRVIEVDNLDQAELLARVWQFDVILLDIEGSLAQSYLQQLTQHPRLIALPLVTCDVATSLAASQIPGLSVFPCLTPFGKNNHSRLDKLDPLLSVLQIASGICCPPSILVVDLTTLHDLPQIRRKQVRHDRTLKNAATNHVTSERGSEWFQALIQYLQTAGLKAAIGRCWAEVNQQIRHNSVDLLLICLGEAPIHQDVLKALKALKFVTVNLPPILVLDQRSQREPGNFPAEIKQNKHSNRDHVDQSLRAIATEILPRSISMEDLLHHINQALLQHQQAKS; encoded by the coding sequence ATGTCAATGCTACAGTACCCGCTTTATAACTTTCTAGCAACCGTACCTAAATGTGGTGAAACAAGTACGTTAGTAGCGGCTTTAGAAGTTTTTGAGCAAGAACAGTGCGATCGCTTAGTAGTAGTTAATCAACTGCAAGAACCAATAGGGTTGTTAAACTCCGTCCAGTTAAGCCAAAAACTGCTGCTCGAATCCCCAGAAGAACAATATTTGGATTTACTGCAACAGCCCTTAACCCTGTGGAAGCACAGCATTTTTGAGCCATTACAAATATTCGCAGCCAGCGATCGCGTTGAGCAATTTGTACAGTTTTTGCGATACTATTCCGCCCCATCTAGCCATAATGTGAACTGCACATTGGTTGATGGTGAAGGCAAATTTTTAGGTTTGTTAGATAGCAGTCGTTTATTAAGATTATTAGCCCAGGAAAAAGCAGGCAAAACAGCCGCTAATTTCTTGAGTTCAGTTGGTCAGGTATCCAGAGAAACCCCAGACACCAACAGTTCTAAAGTCAAAACTCACTGGCGATCGCGCAAAACTCATTCATTTCAGCCATTGCGCCACAAACCCCTGATCAAGTTACTCGAACAACTGCCTTGGCCATTGATGCTGCAAACCAGTACGGGAGAAATCGTCACCCAAAACCCAGCTTGGTGGCAACAGTTGGGAGGTTTAAAAGATCCCGAAGATGTGCGGCGACAAGTCGCACATATCCTGTCGCCAGCTTCAGCCAAACAACCAGAATATGTCAGTCAAACGGCGGTGAAAGTTCCCTATAGTGAAGATGGCACATTATCTCAATTCAAATTTAATTCCGTAGAACATACTTGGGCATTGAAGCATGAAGCTTTACCCCATAACAATTTTCTCCCACAATCACCAACAACTTCACCTGCTTTTAATCGCTGCTTTTTAGATAGCCAAATGGGGACTTGCACCTGTGTGGTCGAAGAACAAAACGGTCAAGAACGCATCTGGCAATTTGCCAAAATCCCCTTAGATAGCCCAGATTTACGAGTTTTAGAAGAAGTAGCCGCCGAAAATCATCATCATTTGTGGTTGGTTTTAGGGACTGATGTCACCGAACAGCAACAATTATGTAAAGAACTCGCCGCTAAAAATGCCGACTTGATTCAATTGAATCGGTTAAAAGATGAATTTTTAGCTTGTATTAGTCATGAACTGAAAACACCTCTAACGGCAGTTTTAGGATTATCACGGTTACTGGTAGACCAACAATTAGGGGAATTAAACGAACGACAAGCCCGTTACGCCGGACTAATTCATCAAAGCGGTCGTCATTTAATGAGTGTGGTCAACGACATTTTAGACTTGACCCGGATGGAAACTGGGCAGATGGAGTTAACCCTCGCACCAGTGAATGTACAGGCTGTGTGCGATCGCGCCCTGGCCGAAGTCACCGCCATCCACACTCAAAGCAGCAAAACTGTCCCCAGTAACCCAGCCCATATCAGCCCCCCAGTACCGAAATTTACCTTAGCCATTGAACAAGGCTTAGAACAGATGGTGGCGGATGAATTGCGCCTGCGCCAGATGTTAGTACATTTGTTGTCTAACGCTTTTAAATTCACCGAAATATCTGGCGAAATTGGTCTGCGCGTCAGTCGTTGGGAAGGCTGGATTGCTTTTACAATTTGGGATACAGGCATAGGTATCCCCGAACACCAGCAACATTTAATTTTTCAGAAATTTCAACAACTGGAAAATCCCCTGACCAGACAATTTGAAGGAACTGGTTTGGGACTGGTATTAACCAGAGCTTTAGCCCGCTTACATGGCGGCGATGTCAGCTTTTTGTCTCAAGAAGGCAAAGGCAGTCAATTTACACTCTTATTACCCCCTAGTCCCCCAACCACAGGTTTTACTGATCCAGAAATTAGCAATCAAGAAGATAGAACCCAACAAAATCTGGGTACCCAAAAAGTTCCCCTGGCGGTGACTTCCCCAAGTAACAGTAATCAACATCTCCCTGGTTGCTCTCAAAGATTAGTGCTGATAGTTGAAGCTGTGGCTCGATATATAGAAGATTTGGCAGAAAAACTCAAAGGTTTGGGTTATCGAGTCATTATCGCCCGTTCCGGCACAGAAGCCGTCGAAAAAGCCCGACGCTTACAACCCCAAGCGATATTTTTAAATCCTTTATTACCATTACTTTCCGGGTGGGATGTGCTGACATTGGTCAAATCTGACTTAGCCACAAGACACATCCCCATCATTATTACCGCCACCGGTGCAGAAAAAGAGCAAGCATTTGCCAATCAAGCAGAAGGTTTTTTAAGCTTACCCATAGAAAATCAAGCTTTAGCACCCCTGCTAGACAAGTTGTGTGCTAAACCCTCAATTCCCACTTCCGAGGTTGGGAGAACTCCCACAACTACCAATAATCAACCATTACGAATTTTGAGATTGGTTGATCCAGAATTAACATCGATTAACCCCCACCCCTCATTGCGTGAGCATCGGGTCATAGAAGTGGATAACTTAGATCAAGCAGAACTCTTGGCTAGGGTGTGGCAATTTGATGTCATCTTATTAGATATAGAAGGTTCCTTAGCCCAAAGTTATTTACAACAATTAACACAGCACCCGCGTTTAATCGCTCTGCCGTTGGTGACTTGTGATGTGGCTACTAGCTTGGCAGCTTCCCAGATACCTGGACTGTCTGTATTTCCCTGCTTAACACCTTTTGGGAAAAACAATCACAGTCGCTTAGACAAACTTGATCCGTTGTTGTCAGTATTACAAATTGCCTCTGGTATTTGCTGTCCACCAAGTATTTTAGTCGTGGATTTGACCACACTCCATGATTTACCCCAGATCAGGCGGAAACAGGTGAGACACGATCGCACCTTGAAAAATGCTGCTACTAATCATGTGACGAGCGAAAGAGGCTCAGAATGGTTTCAAGCTTTGATTCAGTATCTGCAAACAGCAGGTTTAAAAGCAGCTATTGGGCGCTGTTGGGCAGAAGTTAACCAACAAATTCGCCACAATAGCGTTGACTTATTGCTCATTTGCTTGGGAGAAGCGCCAATTCACCAGGATGTCTTAAAAGCATTGAAAGCATTAAAATTTGTGACGGTAAATTTACCACCGATTTTAGTACTTGATCAACGTTCTCAGCGTGAGCCAGGGAATTTTCCCGCAGAAATCAAGCAGAACAAACATAGCAACCGAGATCATGTAGATCAATCTCTCAGAGCGATCGCTACAGAAATCTTACCTCGTTCCATCTCAATGGAAGATTTACTGCATCATATTAATCAGGCTTTACTACAACATCAACAAGCAAAAAGTTAG
- a CDS encoding KaiA family protein, whose product MLLPILFFQPNVKKILDNLVQLGTKPPFNPSREYSFGHSSAQFSTSALVSATTARLYSLLNWLPANLNQNFIDKYFYVFACQQQKPQQVFQQMTQVDQQVLLQQIKSDYRQILIDYFTTDKTLKEKIDKFINTVFCANIPVPQIIEIHMELIDEFSKQLKLEGRSDETLLDYRLTLIDILAHLCEAYRCAISK is encoded by the coding sequence ATGCTACTACCTATACTATTTTTCCAACCAAATGTTAAAAAAATTTTAGATAACCTAGTTCAACTAGGTACAAAACCACCATTTAACCCAAGCCGTGAGTACTCTTTTGGGCATAGTTCCGCTCAATTTAGCACATCTGCTCTTGTGTCTGCCACCACAGCTAGACTTTACTCCTTACTAAATTGGTTGCCAGCGAATCTTAATCAAAATTTTATAGACAAATATTTTTACGTGTTTGCGTGCCAGCAGCAAAAACCACAACAGGTTTTTCAGCAAATGACTCAAGTGGATCAGCAGGTATTATTACAACAAATTAAATCTGATTATCGCCAGATTCTTATAGATTACTTTACTACAGACAAAACCTTGAAAGAAAAAATCGATAAATTCATCAATACAGTATTTTGTGCTAATATTCCTGTGCCTCAAATCATCGAAATTCACATGGAACTCATTGACGAGTTTTCTAAACAGCTAAAATTAGAAGGAAGGAGTGATGAGACATTACTAGATTACCGTTTGACTCTCATAGATATCTTGGCTCACCTATGTGAAGCTTATAGATGTGCAATTTCTAAATAG
- the kaiB gene encoding circadian clock protein KaiB, with product MNKARKTYVLKLYVAGNTPNSVRALKTLKNILEQEFQGVYALKVIDVMKNPQLAEEDKILATPTLSKILPPPVRKIIGDLSDRERVLIGLDLLYEELSEEDWEESQNL from the coding sequence ATGAATAAAGCCAGAAAAACTTATGTTCTCAAACTTTATGTCGCTGGGAACACCCCTAACTCAGTCCGGGCATTAAAAACACTAAAGAACATATTAGAGCAAGAATTCCAAGGTGTTTATGCACTCAAAGTCATTGATGTAATGAAAAATCCCCAACTAGCTGAAGAAGATAAAATCTTAGCGACACCAACATTATCAAAAATTTTGCCGCCTCCAGTGCGGAAAATTATTGGTGATCTTTCAGATCGAGAAAGAGTGTTAATTGGATTAGATTTATTGTATGAAGAACTAAGTGAAGAAGACTGGGAAGAATCCCAAAACCTTTAA
- the kaiC gene encoding circadian clock protein KaiC yields MSENEQKEQNPTPIGGVEKIRTMIEGFDDISHGGLPVGRTTLVSGTSGTGKTLLSLQFLYNGITYFDEPGVFVTFEESPSDIIKNAHIFGWNLQRLMDEGKLFILDASPDPEGQDIVGNFDLSALIERLQYAIRKYKAKRVSIDSITAVFQQYEAVGVVRREIFRLVARLKQLNVTTIITTERSEEYGPVASFGVEEFVSDNVVIVRNVLEGERRRRTTEILKLRGTTHMKGEYPFTITNAGVNIFPLGAMRLTQRSSNVRVSSGVKTLDEMCGGGFFKDSIILATGATGTGKTLLVSKFLQDGCVNGERAILFAYEESRAQLSRNASSWGIDFEELEHQGLLKIICTYPESTGLEDHLQIIKSEIANFKPARIAIDSLSALARGVSNNAFRQFVIGVTGYAKQEEITGFFTNTTDQFMGSHSITDSHISTITDTILMLQYVEIRGEMSRAINVFKMRGSWHDKGIREYNITADGPEIKDSFRNYERIVSGAPTRVSIDEKAELSRIVRSFEDKRSTDS; encoded by the coding sequence ATGAGTGAAAACGAGCAAAAAGAGCAGAACCCGACACCAATTGGTGGTGTAGAAAAAATTCGGACAATGATCGAGGGGTTTGACGATATTAGTCATGGTGGTTTACCAGTCGGTAGAACTACCTTGGTTAGTGGCACCTCTGGTACAGGTAAAACCTTATTATCCCTTCAGTTTTTATATAACGGCATTACTTATTTTGATGAGCCTGGTGTATTTGTCACCTTTGAAGAATCGCCTAGCGACATTATCAAAAATGCTCATATTTTTGGTTGGAACTTACAACGCTTAATGGATGAAGGTAAGTTATTCATTCTCGATGCCTCACCAGATCCTGAAGGTCAAGATATTGTCGGTAATTTTGACCTTTCGGCATTAATTGAGCGACTACAATATGCTATTCGGAAATATAAAGCCAAACGTGTGTCTATTGATTCGATTACCGCCGTATTTCAACAATACGAAGCAGTGGGAGTCGTCAGACGCGAAATTTTCCGCTTGGTAGCTCGGCTGAAACAGTTGAATGTTACTACCATCATTACCACAGAACGAAGTGAAGAATATGGCCCTGTGGCTTCTTTTGGAGTTGAGGAATTTGTTTCGGATAACGTGGTAATTGTGCGGAATGTACTAGAAGGAGAACGTCGGCGACGGACGACGGAAATTCTCAAGTTACGGGGTACAACCCACATGAAAGGTGAGTATCCTTTTACCATTACTAATGCTGGAGTCAACATCTTTCCTCTGGGCGCAATGCGCTTAACTCAAAGGTCTTCTAATGTCCGCGTTTCCTCTGGTGTCAAAACACTGGATGAAATGTGTGGTGGTGGTTTCTTTAAAGATTCGATTATTTTAGCCACCGGAGCAACCGGTACTGGGAAAACATTACTTGTAAGTAAATTTTTACAAGATGGTTGTGTGAATGGTGAACGTGCCATTTTATTTGCTTACGAAGAATCACGCGCTCAACTTTCACGGAATGCTTCTTCTTGGGGAATTGATTTTGAAGAATTAGAACATCAGGGGTTACTCAAAATCATTTGTACTTATCCCGAATCAACTGGTTTAGAAGATCACTTGCAAATTATTAAGTCAGAAATTGCTAACTTTAAACCAGCAAGAATAGCCATTGATTCACTTTCAGCTTTAGCCAGAGGTGTAAGTAATAACGCTTTTCGTCAGTTTGTGATTGGCGTAACTGGTTATGCCAAACAAGAAGAAATCACTGGCTTTTTTACCAATACAACTGACCAATTTATGGGTTCTCATTCTATTACTGACTCACATATTTCTACAATTACTGACACAATTTTGATGTTGCAGTACGTAGAAATTCGTGGGGAAATGTCGCGGGCAATTAACGTGTTTAAAATGCGAGGTTCCTGGCACGATAAGGGAATTCGTGAGTATAATATTACGGCTGACGGCCCAGAAATTAAAGATTCTTTCAGGAATTATGAACGGATTGTGAGTGGTGCGCCTACCCGCGTTAGCATCGACGAAAAGGCAGAACTTTCTCGCATAGTCAGAAGTTTTGAAGACAAAAGGAGTACCGATTCCTAA
- a CDS encoding TolC family protein, with translation MKGQQLFHNRQQLFHTFLPGVTMAVLTAQPALANTVKVSNVQQKPAPSVVTLTESHNIVADNTQLPKTANQMFPDAGSNSESTALNVPTLNSQSHPGTSTENTGMTLAQIPQKHPVGFANSTPTLNFSPKSEPRNARRIQKPKKSATAAREKFNHTSVNSATFPVSAIQKKPVFLSSIQQSAASQPNLKTQLPIAQPTVFKGAGAAQLLAARSCSQQIGISTALSLYSRGCEQQKLTGELTAQNNTVAPEPTEAAPDATTVPSTSDSGATPVETAPTATPTPVVEPANAPQPSNTSPTPVVEPANAPQPSNASPAATDAVQVPENLIPTANPLQFPTKAEEVTVQGNQPISLEQALAVARRNNRELQISVLQLERSRGALREAQAALYPTLDLNADITRSQSASSQLQDTLNGRAGLSSNSDEPSTGFNGQAQLTYNIYTSGRRQAAIKEAEEQVRFNELDVERQSEEIRLNVTTQYYDLQEADEQVRINQSAVENAQASLRDAEALERAGVGTRFDVLRSQVNLANAQQDLTNAISNQLIARRQLVTTLSLPQDITISAADTVQLAGLWNRSLEESIVLAFQNRPELQQQLAQRKISEQQRRQALAANLPQLSFIANYNLLDQFDDSVSITDGYSVGVRASWNLFDGGAARARASQAKTNIAIAETNFAEQRNQIRFQVEQAFSTQRSNLDNVQTANTALEQAREALRLARLRFQAGVGTQTDVINSETDLTRAEGNRVTAILNYNRALARLQRAVTIRSFR, from the coding sequence GTGAAAGGACAGCAATTATTTCATAACAGACAGCAATTATTTCATACTTTCTTACCTGGCGTAACAATGGCGGTATTAACAGCCCAACCCGCCTTGGCTAACACAGTAAAAGTAAGTAACGTACAACAAAAACCTGCGCCTAGTGTTGTGACTTTAACTGAAAGTCATAACATAGTAGCAGATAACACTCAACTGCCTAAAACTGCAAACCAGATGTTTCCAGATGCAGGCTCTAATTCTGAGTCTACTGCCTTGAATGTGCCTACTTTAAATAGTCAAAGTCACCCAGGCACATCCACAGAAAATACTGGTATGACACTGGCACAAATACCTCAGAAACATCCAGTTGGTTTTGCCAATTCGACACCGACTTTGAATTTTTCTCCAAAGTCAGAGCCGCGTAATGCACGCAGAATTCAAAAACCCAAAAAATCAGCGACTGCGGCGAGAGAGAAGTTTAATCATACATCTGTCAATTCTGCTACTTTCCCAGTTTCTGCTATTCAAAAAAAACCTGTTTTCTTATCTTCGATTCAACAGTCCGCAGCGTCACAGCCAAATTTAAAAACTCAGTTGCCCATAGCCCAACCAACGGTATTTAAGGGTGCAGGGGCGGCGCAATTGTTAGCAGCACGCAGTTGCTCACAACAAATCGGGATATCGACGGCGCTATCTTTGTACTCTAGAGGTTGTGAGCAGCAAAAATTAACTGGAGAGCTAACGGCACAAAACAATACAGTTGCACCAGAACCGACGGAAGCAGCGCCAGACGCGACAACTGTGCCGAGTACTAGTGATTCTGGTGCTACGCCAGTGGAGACAGCACCAACAGCTACTCCAACTCCTGTTGTAGAACCTGCCAATGCTCCCCAGCCCAGCAATACTAGTCCAACGCCTGTTGTAGAACCTGCTAATGCTCCCCAGCCCAGTAATGCTAGTCCAGCTGCTACTGATGCTGTCCAAGTTCCAGAAAACTTGATTCCGACGGCTAATCCTCTGCAATTTCCGACAAAAGCCGAGGAAGTGACTGTTCAAGGTAATCAACCAATTTCTTTAGAACAGGCTTTGGCGGTAGCGCGACGGAATAATCGAGAACTACAGATATCGGTATTGCAGTTAGAACGTAGTCGAGGAGCTTTACGGGAAGCCCAAGCTGCTTTGTATCCAACTTTGGATTTGAATGCGGATATTACTCGCAGTCAGTCGGCTTCTAGTCAGCTACAAGATACGTTAAATGGTCGAGCCGGGTTAAGTTCTAACAGTGATGAACCTAGCACTGGTTTCAATGGTCAGGCGCAGTTGACGTATAACATTTATACTTCGGGAAGACGGCAAGCGGCGATTAAAGAAGCTGAGGAACAGGTACGTTTCAATGAATTGGATGTGGAACGTCAGTCTGAGGAAATTCGCCTGAATGTGACTACCCAGTATTACGACTTGCAAGAAGCCGATGAGCAAGTACGGATTAACCAGTCAGCAGTAGAAAATGCTCAAGCGAGTTTGCGTGATGCGGAAGCCTTAGAGCGTGCGGGTGTTGGGACTCGCTTTGATGTTTTGCGATCGCAAGTTAACTTAGCCAATGCTCAACAAGACTTAACTAATGCAATTTCCAATCAGCTAATAGCCCGACGACAGTTAGTCACTACCCTGAGTTTGCCACAAGATATTACTATTAGTGCGGCAGATACAGTGCAGTTAGCTGGTTTGTGGAATCGGTCATTAGAAGAAAGTATTGTTTTGGCCTTTCAAAACCGTCCAGAACTACAACAGCAGTTGGCACAACGGAAAATTAGCGAACAACAGCGCCGACAAGCCTTAGCAGCGAATTTACCACAATTGAGTTTTATTGCTAACTACAACTTGTTGGATCAGTTTGACGATAGTGTCAGCATTACTGATGGTTATTCTGTTGGGGTGAGAGCAAGTTGGAACTTGTTTGATGGTGGTGCAGCACGGGCTAGAGCATCTCAAGCCAAAACCAATATTGCGATCGCAGAAACCAACTTTGCCGAGCAGCGTAACCAAATCCGCTTCCAAGTAGAACAGGCTTTTTCTACCCAACGGTCTAATTTAGACAACGTGCAAACCGCTAACACAGCCTTAGAACAAGCCAGAGAAGCTCTACGTCTGGCGCGGTTACGCTTCCAAGCTGGGGTGGGTACACAAACTGATGTAATTAACTCCGAAACTGACTTAACAAGAGCAGAAGGTAATCGAGTCACCGCTATCTTAAATTACAACCGGGCTTTAGCTCGATTACAGCGTGCAGTTACTATTAGGTCATTTCGTTAA